Below is a window of Tissierellales bacterium DNA.
AAAAAAATATTGTGGGTATCTTCCTTGACAGCTGTTTCAGCAGTGCGTGAAGTGCTAGATTCAAAATTAGAATATAATTATGCAAAGCTAGTTACTAAAGAGATAGAATATAATGATGAGCTGTTTTGGAATACGATTTGCCCTAAAAGAAAATCACTAGCTGGAAATCAAAAAGCAAGTATTGATTATTTTGCTATGAGATTTTTGAGTAAACACGAGAGAGTTCAATATATAAATGCAGTTTCTAAATTGAAAAAGTCAAAGTCTAGTGTAGGAGATATACTGAATGAAGATTTTTTCAATATGGTGAGTATGTCACCAGAAACGCTTGAGAAAAAGAGAAAAGATATAGACAGATCTGCATATAAAAAATTAGTTTATAGATTTAGATTTTTTTGGAAGAACAACTCTTTTTATGCATATCAATTAGCGAATGCCATAGTTCTTACAAGATGGGCTGGAATAATAGAAGTGTTTACAAGGGCAGAAGTTTTAAAAATATTAGATGAAATTGGAGATTTGATATTAGCGAATTATCCCTCATATGAAGTTTTTGGCATGAATGCAACTATGTCACATGAACTTATAAGGGAAAACCCAGAGATTGGAAATTTAGTAAATGGATTTAGCGTTGAGTTTATCAATCTAGAGATAATATATCATACATTGTGGTCGCATATAGAATGGGGTGGCATACAAAATAGAAAATTGACCTAAATATTTAGAGGAGCGAAGTTAGATGATTTGGATGGAATTTTTTGACTTGAATGAAGAGTCTACGGTAAAAGATTTAAAAAGAGCTTATGCAAAATTAATCAAAGAGACTCGCCCAGAGGAAGATCAAGATTATTTTATGCGCATAAGAGATAATTATGAAGCTGGGTGTAGATATTACGAAAATTTAGAATCTGAAATAGATGTACCATTTAGATATCAAGAGACAAATAGTGAATCAAATGAACCTTACAATGAAGAGAATGAAGAAGATAATATAGATTATAATTTGGCAAATACTGTGAATCAAGATTTGGAAGAGAATTATGATTTTGATAATGAAAATATACCGCAAGAGTCATATGAACTAGATTACGATATTGACGAGTCTACATATGATGAAACTGAAGAGTATGAAGATGATTATGAGATTGTAGAAGAGCGTTTGGACTTTGTCTATCAGTATATAGAAAATAGATTCAATAAAGAAGCTTGGCGAGAATTTTTTAGCAAACTCAGCTTCGAACAAGAAGAGATTTTTACAGAGATATTTGATTATTATATAGAAGAGCATCCAGCTATTACAAGTGAAATCGCTGAGTTTATATTGAAAACTGCTACAGAACTTTCAGATCAATGTGTAGAAAGACTAGAGATTATAAAGGAGTTCGATTTTAAATATAATGAGTATGAGAATTTTGCGTATTATGACAGAGAGCGATTTTTTAGAGCTAGATATCTAGTTAGTTCATGGTTTAGGGGCTTGTATCAAAGCGTAGATGTAAGTGAATTAGACATAAAGCAAATTAGAGAATTAGCTATCAAAAGTGAATTTGACTATAGATTGTTTTTGAACTATATGCTCCAAAATTCTATGGGAAAAGGTATAAAGTATTATTTAGAATATTATAGTGAAGAAGAGTGTATAGAAAAGGGATATACTGCCTATTTAGCACAATATTATTACGATGAAGAAAAATATAGTGAAGCTTATAAAATTTATAAAAATCAAGGAGAGAAATTTCCGAAAAAAGATTCATACAAAATAGGAGAATACAGTGCTGGATGCAGGCTAGTTAAGAACGGAGAGGACATAGTATTGCCAGCGTATAGAACAGAAACCATATTTGAAATTTGGAAGAAGAGCTCTAAAGAAATTGAAAAAATTCGCAAAAGAGGATATTTGAAATCTTTGAAGACTAGAAGCATAAGCAATTTTTTAATTATCATTTTGATAGTAGTGATGCTAAAGAAATTTTTTAACTTCTTGTTTATACCAATTTCGGAACTTACAACATTTTTGGCGATGGCTTCAATTGTATCTAGAGGTTTCATGGGTTTGTTATTCTTGTCAATTTGTTTTCAAATTTATTTAAGAAAAAAAAGGAGAGCTGCAAATGGATCATAAGAAAATATTGTGGGTCTGCTCACTGACATTGGTTTCAGGGATACAAGATGCATTAGATAAAAAAATAGAATCAAAATATACTAAGCTTATGAAATCTGATATAGAAGAAGCTAATGACGAATTTTGGGAAGTTGTTTGTCCTGATAAATCTAGCTTATCTAGATCGCAGATAAAAGATATGAACTTATTTACAAATTGTTTTTTGAATATACATGGCAGAGACCGTTTTGTCGAATGCATTAATTCGTTAAGAATGAATAGATCTGTTATTGGAGATATGATAAATAAGGATTTCTTAGAATACATGCAGCTTGCTCCAGAAAATAAAAGTGGTAGAGGGTATTCAAAGTATAATATTTTGATAGATAGGTTTGGATTCTTTTGGAGACAGAATTCATACTTTGCATACAGATTGGCAAATGCTATTGCTATTACCAGATGGGCAGGAGTAGAAAATATAGCTACAAAAAAGGAAGTTTTAATGATACTTGAAGATATAGCTGATTTAATTATTAAGGAGTATCCATCATATGAAGTTTTTGGAAGAAATGCTATGCTATCTCATGAAATTATAAAAGAAAAGCCGGAATTTAAAGAAATACGCAGAGGGGTACGAACAGAAGAAGTGAAGATGGAAATTGTATATCATGGTTTTTGGTCACAGATAGAATGGGGCGGAATGTAAAAAATTGCCTGATTCAAAATTACATTTGATTAAAATGTAGCATTGAATCAGGCATTTATATTTTTATATTATTTTACTTTCGAGCATTTCTTCTAAGTAGTAAAACTATTTGACTATGTTTTTCTTCATAGTTTACTTCAAATCCTGGAAATATTAGAGAACACAATCTTAACATATAATTCTTTTCCCGAGCCAAGTAATTAAAACCGATAACCTTACCTAAACGCTCTTGTTTACTACTTCTAACAGCGTAAGGTAGTATTAAATCAATTTGGCCATCGAAATGTCTAGTCATATCGTATATATCCATGTAAAGCTTTACAAGTAAATCATCTTCAAGAAATTCCGCAAATCCATTACACGATACTATTAAGTTGTCAAAATTAGACAGGTCATTTTTATATCTCTGTTTTTCTAAATATGAAAAAATAGAATCATTTATGGATATAGCTTTAGATTTGTCTCCAAAAAGTTTATCGTATAGTAAATCACCTATAGCTAGCCAAATATCATCGATATCTATATTTACTGTTTTGTAGTTAGAAACAGATTTGGAGGAATCTAAAGAATCGCGAAGACCAGTCATTAATCTATCAATTTCAAGACCATCAAAACTGCCTCCACTTCCAATATCTAAAAATGCAAAATCCTCATTTTTTTCTATGGCATAGTCGTAAACTAGGCTGTCAAGGCGAGTTCTTATTATATCGCGTCTCCAT
It encodes the following:
- a CDS encoding DUF1266 domain-containing protein; this translates as MDYKKILWVSSLTAVSAVREVLDSKLEYNYAKLVTKEIEYNDELFWNTICPKRKSLAGNQKASIDYFAMRFLSKHERVQYINAVSKLKKSKSSVGDILNEDFFNMVSMSPETLEKKRKDIDRSAYKKLVYRFRFFWKNNSFYAYQLANAIVLTRWAGIIEVFTRAEVLKILDEIGDLILANYPSYEVFGMNATMSHELIRENPEIGNLVNGFSVEFINLEIIYHTLWSHIEWGGIQNRKLT